A single Thermosynechococcus vestitus BP-1 DNA region contains:
- a CDS encoding response regulator transcription factor — translation MLSTETVAEPPETAGVLPAAVANILVIEDEDLIRETVVLALQEEGYHTLVASDGYEALNLIHTYLLRETSPEQGEVCLIILDVMLPGINGLDLCRLIRRQGCTVPILMISAKGSEIDRVVGLEIGADDYLAKPFGMREMLARCRALLRRTRIQQATLPPVLRFRDLCLYPQECRATLRGEELNLSPKEYKLLELFMRHPRRVWPREQLLDQVWGPDFVGDSKTVDVHIRWLREKIETDPSHPQYILTVRGFGYRFG, via the coding sequence ATGCTCTCTACTGAGACCGTTGCCGAACCCCCGGAGACTGCTGGTGTCCTACCAGCCGCAGTTGCCAACATTTTAGTGATTGAAGATGAAGATCTGATTCGGGAAACCGTTGTTCTGGCTTTGCAGGAGGAAGGCTACCATACCCTTGTGGCCAGCGATGGCTATGAAGCCCTCAATCTCATTCATACCTATCTGTTGAGGGAGACTTCTCCTGAACAGGGAGAGGTGTGTTTGATCATCCTAGATGTCATGCTACCGGGCATCAATGGCTTGGATCTGTGCCGACTAATTCGCCGTCAAGGCTGCACAGTTCCCATCCTCATGATCAGCGCCAAAGGCAGTGAAATTGATCGAGTGGTTGGCCTTGAAATTGGTGCCGATGACTACTTGGCTAAGCCCTTTGGCATGCGGGAGATGCTGGCCCGCTGCCGCGCCCTCTTGCGGCGGACACGAATTCAACAGGCTACCCTACCACCGGTTCTGCGCTTTCGCGATCTGTGTCTTTATCCCCAAGAATGCCGCGCCACCCTGCGGGGCGAGGAGCTCAATCTCTCCCCCAAAGAATACAAACTGCTCGAGCTGTTTATGCGTCACCCCCGCCGTGTGTGGCCACGGGAGCAGTTATTGGATCAGGTGTGGGGTCCTGACTTTGTTGGCGACAGCAAAACGGTTGATGTCCACATCCGCTGGCTGCGGGAGAAAATTGAAACCGACCCCAGTCATCCCCAGTACATTCTTACGGTGCGGGGTTTTGGCTATCGCTTTGGTTGA
- a CDS encoding shikimate dehydrogenase, whose translation MPKISGQTQLLGVIGDPIEHTLSPAMHNAALEYLGLNYVYVPFWVKPQQLGVAIAGLEALNVVGFNVTIPHKETILPYLADVSDLAQQVGAVNTVYRSEKGWVGTNTDVHGFLAPLRQQSCLWSEIAVLVLGYGGAARAVVTACYDLGCRQIYISGRQRERLGAFVASWPQITLHPLLWSERATCLAKISLVVNTTPIGMSPHTGATPLTAEDLAKLPATAIVYDLIYKPRPTLLLQLAMARGLQTFDGLAMLLHQGAAALEYWLGQPAPTAIMATALETALGTEK comes from the coding sequence ATGCCGAAGATCTCTGGCCAAACCCAGCTTCTGGGAGTCATTGGTGACCCGATTGAACACACCCTCTCACCGGCAATGCACAATGCCGCGCTGGAGTATTTGGGGTTGAACTATGTCTATGTGCCCTTTTGGGTCAAGCCACAGCAGTTGGGGGTGGCGATCGCTGGCCTAGAGGCCCTGAACGTCGTTGGCTTTAATGTCACCATTCCCCACAAGGAAACCATTCTTCCCTATTTAGCGGATGTCAGCGACCTCGCCCAGCAGGTGGGAGCAGTCAACACCGTCTATCGCAGTGAAAAAGGATGGGTGGGTACTAATACCGATGTGCATGGCTTCTTGGCACCCCTGCGGCAACAATCCTGCCTCTGGTCGGAAATTGCTGTTTTAGTCTTGGGCTATGGCGGTGCGGCGCGAGCCGTGGTCACCGCCTGTTATGACTTGGGCTGCCGGCAGATCTATATCAGTGGTCGCCAAAGGGAACGGCTAGGGGCCTTTGTTGCCAGTTGGCCACAGATCACCCTCCATCCCCTTTTATGGTCAGAGCGAGCCACCTGTTTGGCAAAAATCAGCCTTGTGGTCAATACCACTCCCATTGGTATGAGTCCCCATACGGGCGCCACCCCCCTAACAGCCGAAGACTTGGCAAAATTACCCGCCACTGCCATTGTCTATGACCTCATCTACAAGCCTCGCCCCACCCTGCTTTTGCAATTGGCGATGGCACGGGGACTGCAAACCTTCGACGGCCTTGCCATGCTTCTCCATCAAGGAGCGGCAGCCTTGGAGTACTGGCTTGGCCAACCCGCCCCCACTGCCATCATGGCCACTGCCCTTGAAACTGCCCTAGGGACGGAGAAATAA
- a CDS encoding P-II family nitrogen regulator — MKKVEAIIRPFKLDEVKIALVNAGIVGMTVSEVRGFGRQKGQTERYRGSEYTVEFLQKLKVEIVVEDNQVDMVVAKIIEAARTGEIGDGKIFVTPVEQVIRIRTSEKDHEAV, encoded by the coding sequence TTGAAAAAGGTAGAAGCCATTATTCGTCCCTTCAAACTCGATGAAGTTAAGATCGCCCTTGTCAATGCAGGTATTGTCGGCATGACCGTCTCCGAAGTGCGCGGCTTTGGGCGGCAAAAGGGGCAAACGGAACGGTATCGTGGCTCGGAATACACGGTGGAGTTTTTACAAAAGTTAAAAGTTGAGATTGTTGTCGAAGACAATCAAGTGGACATGGTCGTGGCGAAAATTATTGAAGCTGCCCGCACAGGCGAAATTGGCGACGGTAAGATTTTCGTCACCCCCGTAGAGCAGGTCATTCGCATTCGTACCAGTGAAAAAGATCACGAGGCGGTCTAG
- the rph gene encoding ribonuclease PH, translating into MGWQRPDGRQPQELRSHQFQRHFTQFALGSVLAQAGQTQVLCTVSFKEGVPKFLEGTGQGWLTAEYRMLPSATRPRQEREFLKLSGRTQEIQRLIGRSLRSAVDLSLLGECTLIVDADVLQADAGTRSLAITGGYIALVDALSALLQQGVLRKSPLRHQVAAVSVGLIDDEPYLDLSYAEDVAASVDFNVVMTGSGQFIEVQGTAEMGSFDRGTLDRLLDVARQGIQELIEIQQRVLAPSHE; encoded by the coding sequence ATGGGCTGGCAGCGACCCGATGGCCGTCAACCACAGGAATTGCGATCGCACCAGTTTCAGCGGCACTTTACCCAATTTGCCTTAGGATCGGTGCTCGCCCAAGCGGGGCAAACTCAAGTGCTGTGCACCGTCAGTTTCAAAGAGGGGGTACCCAAGTTTTTAGAAGGCACGGGCCAAGGCTGGCTCACCGCAGAGTACCGTATGCTGCCAAGTGCAACCCGGCCACGCCAAGAGCGAGAATTCCTCAAACTCTCTGGGCGCACCCAAGAAATTCAGCGCCTCATTGGTCGCAGTTTACGCTCCGCGGTGGACTTATCCTTGCTGGGGGAGTGCACACTCATTGTGGATGCCGATGTGCTTCAAGCCGATGCAGGCACGCGATCGCTGGCGATTACGGGTGGCTACATTGCCCTTGTGGATGCCCTTAGTGCCCTTCTTCAGCAGGGGGTCCTCCGCAAATCTCCCCTGCGTCATCAAGTGGCGGCAGTCTCCGTGGGTCTGATTGATGATGAACCCTATCTGGATTTGAGCTACGCTGAGGATGTGGCGGCCAGTGTAGACTTCAATGTGGTGATGACAGGCAGTGGTCAATTCATTGAGGTTCAGGGCACAGCGGAGATGGGTTCCTTCGACCGGGGAACCCTCGATCGCCTTCTCGATGTCGCCCGCCAAGGTATTCAAGAACTCATTGAGATTCAACAGCGTGTCTTAGCCCCAAGCCATGAGTGA
- a CDS encoding YifB family Mg chelatase-like AAA ATPase: protein MLARVWSAAVVGIDAIPVGVEVDVSGGLPRTVVVGLPDAGVQEARERVRAAIRNAGFSFPMGQILVNLTPADLRKEGPSFDLPISIGILAASGQVATDLLGDHLFLGELSLDGTLQPVAGVLAIALAAQAQGITGLVVPTANATEAALVGGLKVYGCHTLAEVVAFLHDPSSRSPATPSPCWAAAASPQFTVDLKDVKGQYQARRALEIAAAGGHNLIFVGPPGSGKTMLARRLPTILPPLTFAEALEVTKIHSVAGLLKERGQLLQEPPFRSPHHSASGAALVGGGSYPRPGEISLAHRGVLFLDELTEFKRDVLELLRQPLEDGQVSIARARQSVVFPAQFTLVASTNPCPCGYYGDPVQPCTCSPRQRQQYWAKLSGPLLDRIDLQVSVSRLKPEEMTRQPLGEDSATVRQRVLAARSRAQQRFAEEPNVHCNAQMQSHHLRQWCSLDDASIHLLERAIAQLGLSARATDRILKVARTIADLADCETITSAHVAEAIQYRTIDRLQ, encoded by the coding sequence ATGCTGGCGCGGGTTTGGAGTGCTGCTGTTGTAGGAATTGACGCAATTCCCGTCGGCGTCGAAGTGGATGTTTCCGGCGGCCTACCGAGGACGGTGGTGGTGGGTCTGCCGGATGCTGGCGTTCAAGAGGCACGGGAGCGCGTTAGGGCGGCCATTCGTAACGCTGGTTTTAGCTTCCCAATGGGGCAAATTCTCGTCAATCTCACCCCCGCCGATTTACGCAAAGAAGGCCCCAGCTTTGATCTCCCCATTAGTATTGGCATCTTGGCCGCTTCAGGACAGGTGGCAACGGATTTACTCGGCGACCATCTTTTTCTCGGGGAACTGTCCCTCGATGGGACTTTGCAACCCGTGGCAGGGGTACTGGCGATCGCCCTGGCAGCCCAGGCCCAAGGCATCACCGGCCTCGTGGTGCCCACAGCCAATGCCACGGAAGCAGCCCTCGTGGGGGGGCTAAAGGTCTATGGTTGCCACACTCTCGCTGAAGTTGTAGCCTTTTTGCATGACCCTAGCTCGCGATCGCCGGCTACCCCCTCCCCCTGTTGGGCTGCCGCTGCCTCACCGCAATTTACCGTTGATCTCAAGGATGTTAAGGGGCAGTATCAGGCCCGGCGTGCCCTAGAAATTGCCGCCGCCGGTGGGCACAATTTGATCTTTGTCGGGCCACCGGGGAGTGGCAAAACAATGTTGGCGCGGCGGTTACCAACAATCTTGCCCCCCTTGACCTTTGCAGAAGCCCTTGAAGTCACGAAAATTCATTCCGTTGCTGGCTTGCTCAAAGAACGAGGGCAATTGCTCCAGGAGCCCCCCTTTCGTAGTCCTCACCATTCTGCCTCCGGTGCTGCCCTGGTGGGGGGTGGCAGTTATCCGCGGCCCGGGGAAATCTCCCTGGCCCATCGGGGGGTGCTCTTTCTCGATGAATTGACGGAATTCAAGCGGGATGTCTTGGAGCTGCTGCGGCAGCCCCTTGAGGATGGCCAAGTCAGCATTGCGCGCGCCCGCCAATCGGTGGTTTTTCCGGCTCAATTTACCCTAGTGGCCAGTACAAATCCCTGCCCCTGTGGCTACTATGGTGATCCAGTGCAACCCTGTACCTGCTCACCGCGCCAGCGACAGCAGTATTGGGCAAAGCTCTCTGGCCCCCTGTTGGATCGCATTGATTTACAAGTGAGTGTCAGCCGCCTCAAACCAGAGGAAATGACCCGCCAACCCCTAGGGGAAGATTCAGCCACAGTGCGGCAGCGAGTTTTGGCAGCGCGATCGCGAGCACAACAGCGGTTTGCCGAGGAGCCCAATGTGCACTGCAATGCCCAAATGCAAAGTCACCATCTGCGCCAGTGGTGTTCCTTGGATGACGCTTCGATCCATCTCCTAGAGAGGGCGATCGCCCAACTGGGGCTATCGGCGCGAGCCACAGACCGTATCCTAAAAGTAGCCCGTACCATTGCTGATCTGGCCGACTGTGAAACAATTACCTCTGCCCATGTGGCGGAAGCCATTCAATACCGCACAATTGACCGTCTGCAATAG
- a CDS encoding ABC transporter substrate-binding protein produces the protein MWRKPFNTAQLTVCNRRGWFALLLGFLALVLIGCTTATQSEQPIELMFWHGVNPPPNRVVLQRLVDRFNARHPQIHVQALYVGQPDQQLPKILAAVVGNAAPDLLWYNPTITGQFVELGALRPLDDWWQASPYRDQVSPALIPTMRYGNHYWSIPFATNNLGIFYRPSLFAAAGIKTLPSTWQELEQVSQTLKAQGITPLLLPLGQGEFAVFSWLPFFWSAGGSLGETPETAHIDTPAAMAALEFWQRLRQRGLAILSAPERGYELDQFIRGEVAMQITGPWTLGQLQQSGVDFGVLPMPALKTPATALGGENLFVFRSTPQREEAALAFLNYVLSEEFQTEWALGTGYLPINERVRTNDRYRAFVAQQPALRVFLDQMAAAQARPNFRGYARFSQTLGRALESVLLGKSTPKAAVTTAEQRWQLMRPR, from the coding sequence ATGTGGCGGAAGCCATTCAATACCGCACAATTGACCGTCTGCAATAGACGCGGCTGGTTTGCACTCCTGCTGGGTTTCCTAGCCCTAGTGCTCATCGGTTGCACAACAGCGACCCAATCCGAGCAGCCAATTGAACTGATGTTCTGGCATGGGGTCAACCCACCCCCTAACCGTGTCGTACTCCAGCGCCTTGTGGATCGCTTCAATGCCCGCCATCCCCAGATTCATGTCCAAGCCCTCTACGTTGGCCAACCCGACCAGCAGTTGCCGAAAATTCTAGCAGCAGTCGTGGGCAATGCCGCCCCAGATCTGCTCTGGTATAACCCCACGATCACGGGACAATTTGTTGAGCTGGGGGCCCTGCGTCCCCTGGATGACTGGTGGCAAGCTTCCCCCTACCGTGACCAAGTCAGTCCTGCCCTGATACCAACCATGCGCTACGGTAACCATTACTGGTCAATTCCCTTTGCCACCAACAACCTTGGAATTTTTTATCGTCCGAGTTTATTCGCTGCTGCTGGCATTAAAACACTACCCAGCACATGGCAAGAACTAGAGCAGGTGAGCCAAACCCTAAAGGCCCAGGGCATCACCCCACTGCTCCTTCCCCTTGGCCAGGGAGAATTTGCCGTCTTTAGTTGGTTGCCCTTCTTTTGGAGTGCCGGGGGCAGTCTCGGAGAAACCCCAGAAACCGCCCACATTGACACACCAGCCGCGATGGCCGCCCTTGAGTTTTGGCAACGCCTGCGACAGCGGGGCCTAGCGATACTCTCCGCTCCGGAACGGGGCTATGAACTGGATCAATTTATCCGTGGTGAGGTGGCGATGCAGATTACAGGGCCTTGGACCCTGGGGCAATTACAACAGTCGGGGGTGGATTTTGGCGTCCTCCCCATGCCTGCCCTCAAGACCCCTGCCACCGCCCTGGGGGGCGAAAATCTCTTTGTCTTTCGCTCAACGCCCCAACGGGAAGAGGCAGCTCTAGCCTTCTTGAACTACGTTCTCAGTGAAGAATTTCAAACGGAGTGGGCTTTGGGCACAGGGTATTTACCCATCAATGAACGGGTGCGTACCAACGATCGCTATCGAGCCTTTGTGGCACAGCAACCTGCCCTCCGTGTCTTTTTGGATCAGATGGCAGCGGCTCAAGCACGCCCCAACTTTCGTGGCTATGCCCGCTTTTCCCAAACCCTTGGGCGAGCGCTCGAAAGCGTTCTCCTGGGAAAATCAACCCCGAAAGCCGCCGTCACAACTGCAGAGCAACGTTGGCAACTGATGCGCCCGCGTTAG
- the hpnH gene encoding adenosyl-hopene transferase HpnH: MGVHIKQAVEVATYIISQRLQGKKRFPLTLMLEPLFRCNLACSGCGKIQHPLEVLRKYLTPEECFRAVEECGAPIVAIPGGEPLLHPQIDEIVSGLVARRKFVYLCTNGILLEENLHKFKPSPYFSFSVHLDGLREWHDKCVARKGVFDTAVKAIKAAKAKGFRVTTNTTIFEGVDPKEIQEFFDFVSSLGVDGMMISPGYAYEWAPDQEHFLKREQTRALFREILAPYRAGQKKWNFNHNPLFLDFLVGEKDYECTPWGMPSYSVLGWQKPCYLLNEGHYKTWQELIENTDWDKYGHKSGNPKCRDCMVHCGYEATAAMDAFNPANMVKAASSLF, encoded by the coding sequence ATGGGAGTCCACATCAAGCAGGCAGTGGAAGTCGCAACCTATATCATCTCACAACGCCTACAGGGCAAAAAGCGCTTTCCCCTCACCTTGATGCTTGAGCCTCTCTTTCGCTGTAATCTGGCCTGTTCGGGTTGCGGTAAAATTCAGCATCCCCTTGAAGTCCTGCGCAAATATCTCACCCCGGAGGAGTGCTTCCGGGCGGTTGAGGAATGTGGTGCGCCAATTGTCGCCATTCCCGGCGGGGAACCCCTGCTGCACCCACAAATTGATGAAATTGTCAGTGGCTTGGTGGCGCGGCGGAAGTTTGTTTACTTGTGTACCAATGGTATTCTCCTAGAGGAAAATCTCCATAAGTTCAAGCCCTCCCCCTACTTTAGCTTCAGCGTTCACCTCGATGGTCTGCGGGAGTGGCACGACAAATGCGTGGCTCGTAAAGGGGTCTTTGACACGGCTGTAAAAGCAATCAAAGCGGCTAAGGCCAAGGGCTTCCGTGTTACCACCAACACGACGATTTTTGAAGGGGTGGATCCCAAGGAAATCCAGGAATTCTTTGATTTTGTCAGTTCCCTGGGGGTAGACGGCATGATGATCTCCCCCGGCTATGCCTACGAATGGGCACCGGATCAGGAGCACTTCCTCAAGCGGGAGCAAACCCGTGCCCTCTTCCGTGAAATTCTTGCCCCCTACCGTGCAGGTCAGAAGAAGTGGAATTTCAACCACAATCCCCTGTTCCTTGATTTCCTTGTGGGTGAAAAGGACTACGAATGTACCCCTTGGGGCATGCCCAGCTATAGTGTGCTCGGTTGGCAGAAACCCTGCTATCTCCTCAATGAGGGACACTACAAGACTTGGCAGGAACTGATTGAAAATACCGATTGGGATAAGTATGGCCACAAAAGTGGCAATCCCAAGTGCCGTGACTGCATGGTGCACTGTGGTTATGAGGCCACGGCTGCCATGGATGCCTTTAATCCAGCCAATATGGTCAAGGCGGCGAGCAGTCTTTTCTAA
- a CDS encoding Rne/Rng family ribonuclease — MPKQIIIAEEHRLAAVFAEDQIQELIVATGTHQVGDIYLGVVENVLPGIDAAFVNLGDASRNGFIHVSDLGPLRLKRTAGAITELLAPQQKVLVQVMKEPTGTKGPRLTGNISLPGRYLVLMPYGRGVNLSRRITNEAERHRLRALGILVKPAGMGLLVRTEAEGVSEEAILEDLELLQRQWETIQQQAAASRPPQLLGRDDDFIQKVLRDVYSSDVNRIVVDTPDGVKRVKQHLKNWNVNRPVGVLIDYHQEPIPILDYFRVNAAIREALKPRVDLPSGGYIIIQPTEALTVIDVNSGSFTSSATSRETVLWTNCEAATEIARQLRLRNIAGVIIVDFIDMDSRRDQLLLLEHFSKALRADKARPQIAQLSELGLVELTRKRQGQNIYELFGRPCSACGGLGHLVHLPGEPEDSPGEIVERSPIPRPPEPRRSLEPRTEPNGFASSSLETQLINHPDYQAVGGIRPRSSRSSHPPTPRSPRRTPENGNGRKVVTTPPEAAPPPVVKVESRPVRPARPSRSEPAEVITVTMTDQEQAVYAEMGISPLVLYGEEVKNPRGTIVMVARPGQDPLPLPQKTGRPVSEGGPEEAPETADELPSPEVSTMNVEPIPATGLLNTSESLKTSEPEVTTEAESVGEASTPEASVPIGRRRRRRVTSSEQLSLDANA; from the coding sequence ATGCCTAAGCAAATTATTATTGCCGAGGAACATCGGCTAGCGGCAGTCTTTGCCGAAGATCAAATCCAAGAATTAATCGTAGCCACGGGAACCCATCAGGTGGGGGACATCTACCTTGGCGTTGTTGAAAATGTCCTGCCGGGCATTGATGCTGCTTTTGTTAACTTGGGGGATGCCTCCCGCAATGGCTTCATCCATGTCAGTGACCTTGGCCCATTGCGCCTGAAGCGAACTGCTGGGGCAATCACAGAATTGCTGGCACCACAGCAAAAAGTACTGGTTCAGGTGATGAAGGAACCCACGGGCACTAAGGGGCCGCGGCTGACAGGAAATATATCGTTGCCCGGACGCTATCTTGTGCTGATGCCCTACGGTCGGGGGGTGAATCTATCGCGACGGATTACCAATGAGGCGGAACGGCATCGGCTACGCGCCTTGGGTATTTTGGTCAAGCCCGCTGGCATGGGACTACTGGTGCGCACAGAGGCCGAGGGGGTCTCCGAAGAGGCCATTCTTGAAGATCTTGAACTCCTGCAACGGCAGTGGGAAACGATTCAACAGCAAGCGGCCGCCAGCCGTCCGCCCCAGCTTTTGGGGCGGGATGATGACTTTATCCAAAAAGTGCTGCGGGATGTCTATAGCAGCGATGTCAACCGCATTGTGGTGGATACTCCAGATGGGGTCAAACGGGTCAAACAGCACCTGAAAAATTGGAATGTCAATAGACCGGTGGGGGTTCTCATTGACTATCACCAAGAACCCATTCCCATTTTGGATTACTTCCGGGTGAATGCTGCTATCCGTGAAGCCCTTAAACCCCGTGTGGATTTGCCCTCCGGTGGCTATATCATCATTCAACCGACAGAGGCATTGACGGTCATTGATGTTAACTCCGGTTCTTTCACCAGCTCAGCCACCTCCCGGGAAACAGTACTGTGGACGAACTGCGAAGCGGCTACGGAAATTGCTCGCCAACTGCGACTGCGTAATATTGCTGGCGTGATCATTGTTGATTTTATTGACATGGATTCCCGCCGCGATCAGTTGCTACTGCTGGAGCACTTTAGTAAAGCCCTGCGGGCGGATAAAGCCCGTCCCCAAATTGCTCAACTGTCTGAACTGGGGCTGGTGGAGCTGACCCGCAAACGCCAAGGGCAAAATATCTATGAACTCTTTGGTCGTCCCTGTAGTGCCTGCGGTGGCTTGGGTCACTTGGTGCATTTACCCGGTGAACCGGAGGATAGCCCCGGCGAAATTGTTGAGCGATCGCCGATACCGCGTCCACCAGAACCACGCCGCAGTTTAGAACCTCGCACTGAGCCCAACGGCTTTGCCAGTAGCAGCCTTGAAACCCAACTCATTAACCACCCTGACTATCAAGCGGTGGGGGGTATTCGCCCGCGTTCTTCCCGCAGTAGTCATCCCCCAACCCCACGCAGCCCTCGCCGTACCCCTGAAAATGGCAATGGCCGCAAGGTGGTTACCACACCGCCAGAAGCAGCCCCGCCGCCAGTGGTTAAAGTGGAGAGCCGGCCGGTGCGCCCTGCCCGTCCGAGCCGCTCTGAACCGGCGGAAGTGATTACCGTAACAATGACGGATCAAGAGCAGGCGGTCTATGCGGAGATGGGGATTTCCCCCTTGGTTCTCTATGGTGAGGAGGTGAAAAATCCGCGGGGAACAATTGTTATGGTGGCACGCCCCGGCCAAGACCCCCTGCCCCTACCCCAGAAAACAGGGCGGCCGGTTAGTGAGGGAGGACCAGAGGAGGCCCCAGAGACTGCTGATGAGCTGCCCTCCCCTGAGGTGAGCACGATGAATGTGGAGCCAATTCCTGCCACTGGGCTGCTCAATACCAGTGAGTCACTCAAGACCAGTGAGCCAGAAGTGACTACTGAGGCTGAATCTGTGGGCGAAGCATCTACCCCAGAGGCCTCTGTGCCCATAGGTCGGCGGCGGCGGCGACGGGTGACCAGTAGTGAGCAACTCTCCCTTGATGCCAATGCTTAG
- a CDS encoding glutaminase, with protein sequence MLGQLHPDLIQEWLEAAATEIPRGEPLQRLPKVGSEAFAFAVVTPEQEFTLGRSRLRFPLMSAIKPFLLLYALTLWQEQVWTWVGQRPSDYPYNSVLQLTLDQGWPRNPMINSGAIALAGQLAYVGGATAFQTWLNECAGTQFEVDQEVLGAVHRHPNWQNRTLAHFLVESGRIADAEVALEIYNQVCCFQGTVEEVARLGLLLALPQAKVSDRHRQQVNVLMLTCGLYEDSPRYGLEIGLPMKSGVSGVMLAIVPRQGAIACYSPPLDKSGNSILGLYLLQRISRHLGLSPLG encoded by the coding sequence ATGTTGGGGCAACTCCACCCTGACCTCATCCAAGAGTGGCTCGAGGCGGCTGCCACAGAAATTCCCAGGGGGGAACCGCTGCAGCGCCTACCAAAGGTGGGGTCTGAGGCCTTTGCCTTTGCAGTGGTTACACCGGAGCAAGAGTTTACCCTTGGGCGTTCCCGTTTGCGCTTTCCCTTGATGAGTGCGATTAAGCCCTTCTTACTGCTGTATGCCTTGACGCTGTGGCAGGAGCAGGTGTGGACGTGGGTGGGGCAGCGCCCCTCAGATTACCCCTATAACTCGGTATTGCAATTAACCCTCGATCAGGGCTGGCCGCGCAATCCCATGATCAATAGTGGGGCGATCGCCCTCGCTGGCCAGTTGGCTTATGTTGGTGGTGCCACGGCCTTTCAAACTTGGCTTAATGAGTGTGCTGGTACACAATTCGAGGTGGACCAGGAGGTCTTAGGGGCAGTCCATCGCCATCCCAACTGGCAAAATCGCACCCTTGCCCACTTTTTAGTGGAGTCTGGACGCATTGCCGATGCAGAGGTTGCCCTTGAGATCTACAATCAGGTGTGCTGTTTCCAAGGAACCGTTGAGGAAGTGGCTCGCTTGGGTCTCCTCTTAGCACTGCCCCAGGCTAAGGTGAGCGATCGCCATCGTCAGCAGGTGAATGTGCTCATGCTCACCTGTGGCCTCTACGAGGACTCCCCCCGCTATGGCCTCGAAATTGGCTTGCCTATGAAATCGGGTGTCAGTGGTGTGATGTTGGCCATTGTGCCGCGACAGGGGGCGATCGCCTGCTATAGCCCACCCCTCGACAAGAGCGGCAACTCCATTTTGGGTCTATACTTGCTCCAGCGCATCAGCCGTCACCTCGGCCTCAGTCCCTTGGGCTAA
- a CDS encoding protein jag yields MTADPIAAGCAWLEQALALAGFKTTVAVVESPLAGVVPGHWLEIDRQSLSTAQIESLLANNAQALDALQYLLNATLNLGRSREEQTAFTLELAGYRRARYRQLQKIAHRVAARVLDTGKPVEIRSLSAAERRVVHSLIRLESDRLETFSHGEEPDRRLVVQLAQGTEAEVTADALEQV; encoded by the coding sequence ATGACCGCTGATCCAATTGCTGCGGGGTGTGCATGGCTGGAACAGGCACTTGCTTTAGCAGGCTTCAAGACAACCGTTGCCGTGGTGGAGTCGCCTTTGGCAGGTGTGGTGCCGGGGCACTGGCTAGAAATCGATCGCCAGTCCCTGAGTACGGCGCAAATTGAGTCACTGCTGGCCAACAACGCCCAAGCCCTCGATGCGCTGCAATATCTGCTTAATGCGACGTTGAATTTGGGGCGATCGCGGGAGGAGCAAACGGCTTTTACCTTGGAACTGGCGGGCTATCGCCGTGCCCGTTATCGCCAGTTGCAAAAGATTGCCCATCGGGTGGCGGCTCGGGTCCTCGACACTGGTAAACCCGTTGAAATTCGCTCCCTTTCAGCAGCAGAGCGGCGTGTTGTTCATAGTCTCATTAGGCTAGAGAGCGATCGCCTGGAAACCTTTAGCCACGGTGAAGAACCCGATCGCCGCTTGGTGGTGCAGTTAGCCCAAGGGACTGAGGCCGAGGTGACGGCTGATGCGCTGGAGCAAGTATAG